In Rutidosis leptorrhynchoides isolate AG116_Rl617_1_P2 chromosome 2, CSIRO_AGI_Rlap_v1, whole genome shotgun sequence, one genomic interval encodes:
- the LOC139889968 gene encoding uncharacterized protein, translated as MTEDMTVDEAFEQFMDKLRISTTFSQVNMMAKVTESDIKAARSVKTESRSQVKSAASQSSHQSKKSSRFKQKGQFSQGGSVSSGQKNCHKEGHRSAECPVARKSYSGAGPGSGVRAVSAGGSSASSVGQKRKIPPPPEARAFQMSVDAATATDDAITGMFLINSVLARVLFDCGANRSFVSTTFCAKLNVPVSVINEPLSVEVGDGRTVPVTKFVSRITIDIEGGLFPVTCLVMPILSFDVVLGMNWLSDHKANIKCDRKFISFPVAGGKRVVACGERGGFRCPLLSMMKAQKSLVKGCDSFLAYVIDVKKEKKVVSDIPVVSEYPKVFPDEFPGLPPIREFEYKIELVPGATLVAKAPYRLAPSEMREMMSQIQELLDRGFIRSSFSPWGAPWGNEQETAFQTLKSLLCQAPVLALPEGSDDFVVYCNASLSGLGCVLMQRDRVIAYASRQLKPSEKNYPAHDLEMAAKEMNMRQRWWQELIKDYDLNRLKIAQLEALQDEHLKSELMVKRRVELMNDSRGLKTYRERVWVPLLGGLGDLILNEAHKSRLSVHPGSTKMYHDLKVLYWWPTRKADIAQYVEKCHICTQVKTEHQNRMGLCVN; from the exons ATGACTGAAGACATGACTGTCGATGAAGCGTTTGAGCAGTTtatggacaagttaag AATTTCTACTACTTTTTCACAAGTGAATATGATGGCAAAGGTAACTGAAAGTGACATTAAGGCGGCCAGAAGTGTGAAAACTGAAAGTAGGTCGCAAGTGAAATCAGCGGCAAGTCAGTCTAGCCATCAATCAAAGAAATCAAGTCGGTTTAAGCAAAAAGGGCAATTTAGCCAGGGTGGATCAGTATCAAGTGGTCAGAAG AACTGTCATAAAGAGGGTCACAGATCTGCAGAGTGTCCAGTTGCAAGAAAGAGTTATTCCGGGGCAGGGCCCGGGTCAGGGGTACGTGCTGTGTCAGCTGGGGGATCATCTGCTTCCTCTGTGGGGCAGAAGCGCAAGATTCCTCCACCACCTGAAGCTAGAGCCTTTCAGATGTCAGTAGATGCTGCTACTGCTACTGACGATGCAATCACCGGTATGTTCTTAATAAATTCTGTGCTGGCTCGTGTATTATTTGACTGTGGAGCAAATCGCTCGTTTGTGTCAACtacattttgtgctaagttaaatgtGCCTGTTAGTGTAATAAATGAACCCTTGAGTGTTGAAGTGGGTGACGGTAGAACTGTTCCAGTCACAAAGTTTGTGTCTAGAATTACTATTGACATAGAGGGTGGTCTTTTCCCTGTGACCTGCCTAGTGATGCCTATACTAAGCTTTGATGTAGTGTTAGGCATGAATTGGCTTAGTGACCATAAGgccaatattaagtgtgataggaaattCATTTCTTTTCCGGTGGCCGGTGGGAAACGGGTAGTGGCTTGTGGTGAGCGCGGCGGGTTCCGTTGTCCACTGTTATCGATGATGAAAGCTCAGAAATCTTTGGTCAAGGGATGTGATTCTTTCTTAGCTTATGTGATCGAtgtaaagaaggaaaagaaagtagtATCCGACATTCCGGTGGTGTCTGAATATCCAAAAGTGTTCCCAGATGAATTTCCAGGCTTACCGCCAATCAGGGAATTTGAATATAAGATCGAGTTAGTGCCAGGGGCTACGCTGGTTGCTAAAGCTCCGTATAGATTAGCTCCTTCGGAAATGCGTGAAATGATGTCCCAAATTCAAGAACTGTTGGACCGCGGGTTTATTCGTTCGAGTTTTTCACCGTGGGGTGCACCa TGGGGTAATGAACAGGAAACTGCGTTTCAGACTTTAAAAAGTTTGTTGTGTCAAGCGCCAGTGTTAGCCTTACCCGAGGGATCCGACGACTTCGTTGTATATTGCAACGCGTCTTTATCCGGTttgggctgtgtattaatgcaaagagatcgtGTAATTGCGTATGCGTCTCGACAGTTAAAACCAAGTGAAAAGAATTACCCAGCACACGActtagaaatggctgca AAAGAGATGAATATGCGCCAGAGATGGTGGCAAGAACTAATTAAAGATTACGACT TGAATCGACTAAAGATAGCTCAACTCGAAGCTTTACAAGATGAACATTTGAAATCTGAGTTAATGGTGAAAAGAAGAGTAGAATTGATGAACGATTCTCGAGGATTAAAGACTTATCGTGAACGAGTTTGGGTACCGTTGCTTGGAGGATTGGGGGATTTAATCttaaatgaagcacataaatcaaGATTATCTGTGCATCCCGGTAGTacaaaaatgtaccacgacctgaaAGTGTTATATTGGTGGCCAACCAGGAAAGCAGACATTGCACAATAcgtggaaaagtgtcatatttgcacCCAAGTGAAAACAGAACACCAGAACCGTATGGGTCTTTGCGTCAATTAg